One Bacteroidota bacterium genomic window carries:
- a CDS encoding TolC family protein: MKNKILYTTLLILFPGILWPIAAQKPVSTLNLDHLTLDEAIAYSLNNSPELAVKRLMQQKDEQELSKVQRSKIPDIYLSNDYRRNIIIPSTPIPASMMNQGADPSQMLYMKFNTDWNSGAGVNLSYDIFNPAMHRQTSEQKQQNNINRYDTQISETDIRANIARAYAECVISQDQLESLKTDTVYYQQSLAEATELYFKEKISLQDKNNAIIAYNTSLTQFLNAEKVLFSVKANLLYLLGAEVSDKNTAELHLSEDIAALYAKMDHSLAGNIASDSLTGGLSLARQAEVIALAESRITSASLKYAPTLSLSGFYGTNFYGNDFNLSDRNHWHGNSYISLSVRIPVTRALTTSKEVSQLKLQEQIERENLRKLQNQKNKEWLDAQAQLIASEKEYGMSRKNYSLTTENLKAAQALLGKGYLLNKDYLSEQVKCRNAYQNVLQSAYNVFINVINLQKIIAE, translated from the coding sequence ATGAAAAACAAAATATTGTACACCACGCTGCTTATTTTATTCCCGGGGATATTATGGCCTATTGCAGCCCAGAAGCCTGTTAGCACGCTCAATTTGGATCATCTGACTCTCGATGAAGCCATTGCCTATTCGTTGAATAATTCCCCGGAGCTGGCAGTTAAAAGGCTGATGCAACAAAAGGATGAACAGGAACTTTCAAAGGTCCAACGCAGTAAGATACCCGACATTTACCTCTCAAATGATTACCGGCGTAATATTATTATCCCATCTACTCCTATTCCGGCATCGATGATGAATCAAGGTGCTGATCCAAGTCAAATGCTTTATATGAAGTTTAATACTGATTGGAATTCAGGGGCAGGGGTAAACCTTTCGTACGATATTTTCAACCCGGCTATGCACAGGCAAACCTCAGAGCAAAAGCAACAGAACAACATCAACCGTTACGATACACAGATTTCCGAGACCGATATCCGGGCAAATATAGCCCGGGCCTATGCCGAATGCGTCATTTCACAGGATCAGCTTGAATCCCTGAAAACCGACACTGTCTATTACCAACAATCCCTGGCAGAGGCTACAGAACTTTACTTTAAAGAAAAAATATCCCTGCAGGATAAAAATAATGCTATAATTGCGTATAACACATCATTGACTCAATTTTTGAATGCAGAAAAGGTATTATTTTCAGTAAAAGCTAACTTGCTCTATTTACTGGGAGCAGAGGTTTCAGATAAGAATACGGCAGAATTGCACCTTTCGGAAGATATTGCCGCTTTATATGCAAAGATGGATCATTCACTAGCGGGAAACATTGCTAGCGATTCATTAACCGGCGGACTTAGCCTGGCCCGGCAGGCCGAAGTGATAGCTTTAGCTGAAAGCCGGATAACATCGGCCAGTCTGAAATATGCTCCTACCCTTTCGCTGAGCGGATTTTATGGGACAAACTTTTATGGCAACGACTTCAATCTGAGCGACAGGAACCATTGGCATGGAAACAGTTACATTTCCTTATCCGTCAGAATTCCGGTAACCCGGGCTTTGACGACGTCTAAAGAAGTTTCACAATTGAAATTACAGGAACAAATTGAACGCGAGAATTTGCGAAAATTGCAAAATCAAAAAAATAAAGAATGGTTGGATGCCCAAGCACAATTAATAGCCTCAGAAAAAGAGTATGGGATGAGCCGGAAGAATTATTCCTTAACCACCGAAAACCTTAAGGCCGCACAGGCCCTGCTTGGTAAAGGGTATTTGCTAAACAAGGATTATCTTTCAGAGC